A window from Bacteroidota bacterium encodes these proteins:
- a CDS encoding gliding motility-associated C-terminal domain-containing protein, translating to MNINSFSQINLIYNGDFELYDTCPDNTSAPGNYEIQYCKGWKSPTYATSDYFNACDNLPASGTVGVPQNTLGFQYAYSGVGYCGALWQNYKYGDGFWVEYIQSKLTEPLKQDYEYELKFQVVLSDLLNEYALWHLGAAFTQNAITRTDAKPFIGISPQIINQQYNFITDTLNWTEIGGKFFAKGGEEYITIGFFFDTLAYDTLRFTNFQIDPNNYATYYYIDGCSLIETGNIYQYPNIFTPNNDGINDLFFINGLEKGDIVKIFDRWGIPIAELNEPKSAWDGYTSAGIKCSSGVYYYIIEKTNGDIIKGFIHLQY from the coding sequence ATACTTGTCCTGATAATACTTCTGCTCCTGGAAATTATGAGATTCAATATTGCAAAGGATGGAAATCTCCTACTTATGCCACCAGTGATTATTTTAATGCATGCGACAATCTTCCCGCATCTGGAACAGTAGGGGTTCCTCAAAATACACTCGGATTTCAATATGCTTATTCAGGAGTTGGTTATTGCGGAGCATTATGGCAAAATTATAAATACGGAGATGGTTTTTGGGTAGAATATATTCAATCAAAATTAACCGAACCTTTAAAGCAGGATTATGAGTATGAATTAAAATTTCAAGTTGTCTTAAGTGATTTATTGAATGAATATGCCCTTTGGCATTTAGGCGCTGCTTTTACACAAAATGCAATTACGCGTACAGACGCAAAACCCTTTATAGGAATATCTCCACAAATAATAAATCAGCAGTATAACTTTATTACCGATACATTGAATTGGACTGAAATCGGAGGAAAATTTTTTGCAAAAGGCGGAGAAGAATACATTACTATCGGATTCTTTTTTGACACGCTTGCATATGATACATTAAGATTTACAAACTTTCAAATCGACCCTAATAATTATGCTACTTACTATTATATAGATGGATGTAGTTTAATTGAAACCGGAAATATCTATCAATACCCCAATATTTTTACTCCTAATAATGATGGCATAAATGATTTGTTTTTTATAAATGGCTTAGAAAAAGGAGATATAGTAAAAATTTTCGACCGATGGGGAATTCCAATAGCAGAATTAAATGAACCCAAAAGCGCATGGGATGGATACACTTCCGCAGGTATAAAATGTAGTAGTGGTGTTTACTATTATATAATAGAAAAAACCAATGGCGATATTATCAAAGGATTTATTCATCTTCAATATTAA